AAGTTCCTTCATCACCCTGACATCCTTGGCATCTCCCTCGATGAATTGATAATCCTTGGAGTCAAAGACATCGGTGTTGATTTTTCCATATTTTGAGAAGTTGTCGATGCCAACGACTTGGTGCCCGTGTTCAATCAACTCGCGTACGACGTAATTTCCGATGAACCCCGCAGAGCCGGTATAGAGAATTTTCATGGTATATGATTCCAGATATCAATTAATGTTTTACCGGAATAATTCAAAGATTGATAACCTTCATGGGGTGCGCCGATGATGACAATGTCGCACTGTTTTAGCAATTCCTCTTTGCTCAGAAATTCATTCGGCTCTACAAAGCGGTCTCCCTTCCAATATTCGTCGCTACAATAAACCTGTGCTCCCTCAAACAACAGAATTTTCCGGAGCTTAAAGGCAAGGGATTCGCGCGTGTCGTCCATATTGCCTTTAAAGGTCATCCCCAAAATTCCAATCTTCTTTTTTCGAAGACTTCCCTGTTTCTTCAGTTGGTCGCGAATGTAGTCGGGCATTCCTTCGTTAACCAACATGGCTGCATGTCCCAAAAAGAAATTGTGATTGTAGAAACTGGCAAGCTGCATGGTATCTTTGAACAAGCAGGGTCCTGCGGCGAAACCGGCCTTTGGAAAATCCTGGGCTCGCGGATAGTCTTCGCGCATGGCCTGCCAGATTTTATAGAACTTGGCCCCGCTGCTTTCCGCCATTTGATAAAATTGATTGGCAATTGAAAATTTGATATAGCGCCAGGTATTGGTGAAGAGCTTTGCCAGCTCTGCTTCCAGGGGGTTCAGGGGAATTATTTTCTCAGTGAGTTTTCTAAACAGCAGGGAAGCCGTTTCCAAGCCGCGTCCATCAAAAGAACTGACAATTTGGGGGAGCGATTTCAGTTCTTCCAAGGCTTTTCCTTCAGCCAATCTTTCCGGACAGAAGCACAGCGAGACGCCTTTCTTTTTTTCTTCAAAGAAATTGCGAATGTTTTCCATGGTGCCAGGGAATACCGTGCTGCGCATGATCAGAGTTTGAGAATCCTTCAATAAGGGCTCTACCTCACGGATGAATTTCATCAAAGGTGTAAATTGAGGATTGATATGCTCGTCGATCGGGGTTCCAATGGTGACTATCACGGCAGGGGCCTGCTGAAGAGCCTTTTGATCGGCAGAAAGAAAAAAAGTTTTTTCCAAAACTTTCGGGAGCGAAGTTTCCATCCCATTTTCGACAAAGGGAATTTTACCCGATCTGATCTCCTGAATTACCTGTTGATTAATATCATAGGCACAGACTTTGAGCCCTGCTTCGGCAAAGGAAACTGCCAAAGGCAAACCGGCATGGCCACAGCCTCCAACGATGACAAGATCATAAGAGAAATTATTCATTAACTGTCCTTTACAAAGTCTCCACCAATCCATGTAACAAGGCCCCATGCCCGGTTTCCACAATTCCATAAAGCTTAGAATCCAGAAAGAAAGAGGCTTCACAGGAAATTTTAAAGAGAGGATTTGTACTTTCAAAACCGGAGAATCCTACTACCTTTAGATGCTTGTCTTGGGCCTTTTCGATGGCTTTCAATATATTTTTTGATTTTCCAGAACTGGAAATAGCAACAAGAATATCCCCTTCTTTTGCAAACACATCCAGCATCCGCGCATAGGCATCTTCGTAACCAAAGTCATTGGCCTGACAGGTGAGCATAGCGGCATCGGTAAAAGCCATCGAGCGAATGCGATGTTTGTTGAAAAGATCCTGGGCAAAATGCGAGGCCAAACTCACACTGCCTCCATTGGCTGCCCACCAGACGGCATGGTCATGGGCCTTGGCTTCATGAAGCAAAATACAAACCTCACGAAAAGCCTCCATCAAAGAGCA
The sequence above is drawn from the Deltaproteobacteria bacterium genome and encodes:
- a CDS encoding nucleotide sugar dehydrogenase, whose product is MNNFSYDLVIVGGCGHAGLPLAVSFAEAGLKVCAYDINQQVIQEIRSGKIPFVENGMETSLPKVLEKTFFLSADQKALQQAPAVIVTIGTPIDEHINPQFTPLMKFIREVEPLLKDSQTLIMRSTVFPGTMENIRNFFEEKKKGVSLCFCPERLAEGKALEELKSLPQIVSSFDGRGLETASLLFRKLTEKIIPLNPLEAELAKLFTNTWRYIKFSIANQFYQMAESSGAKFYKIWQAMREDYPRAQDFPKAGFAAGPCLFKDTMQLASFYNHNFFLGHAAMLVNEGMPDYIRDQLKKQGSLRKKKIGILGMTFKGNMDDTRESLAFKLRKILLFEGAQVYCSDEYWKGDRFVEPNEFLSKEELLKQCDIVIIGAPHEGYQSLNYSGKTLIDIWNHIP
- a CDS encoding SIS domain-containing protein; its protein translation is MEILTTDTQFLPNSKPTLKSINALQWLGLLNNTLEDTQAKSFGQSCSLMEAFREVCILLHEAKAHDHAVWWAANGGSVSLASHFAQDLFNKHRIRSMAFTDAAMLTCQANDFGYEDAYARMLDVFAKEGDILVAISSSGKSKNILKAIEKAQDKHLKVVGFSGFESTNPLFKISCEASFFLDSKLYGIVETGHGALLHGLVETL